In Pseudothermotoga sp., a genomic segment contains:
- a CDS encoding V-type ATP synthase subunit D — protein sequence MPLRVNPNRMELLKLKKRLTLARRGHKLLEDKLEGLIQRFIQEAKDYRTLRQEVESEFLTFLAIGVYATTRLTGTSWQSLIQNSKASVKLKQKIEKRMNVPVEFLHLEGVSLPIYSLIETPTVLDELVRKWDNMLKKMVDLTNKERYLIALAMEIEKTKRRVNALEYKLIPQLQETIKFISTKLEELERSNFFRLLRLKE from the coding sequence ATGCCTCTGAGAGTCAATCCCAACAGAATGGAGCTTCTCAAGCTAAAGAAACGCTTGACGCTTGCGCGCAGAGGACATAAACTCCTTGAAGATAAGCTTGAAGGTTTGATACAGAGATTTATCCAGGAAGCTAAAGACTACAGGACTTTAAGACAGGAAGTAGAATCAGAGTTTTTGACATTCCTTGCTATCGGAGTGTATGCAACTACGAGATTAACAGGTACCTCATGGCAATCCTTGATACAAAATTCAAAAGCGTCGGTCAAATTGAAACAAAAAATCGAAAAGCGCATGAACGTTCCTGTTGAGTTCTTGCATTTAGAGGGAGTTTCATTACCCATATATAGTCTTATCGAAACACCCACAGTTTTAGACGAACTTGTTAGAAAGTGGGACAATATGCTCAAAAAGATGGTAGATTTGACCAACAAAGAACGTTATTTAATTGCTCTCGCTATGGAGATAGAAAAAACAAAGAGGAGAGTCAACGCTCTTGAATATAAACTCATACCTCAACTTCAAGAAACGATAAAGTTCATAAGTACCAAGCTTGAAGAACTCGAAAGGAGCAATTTCTTCAGACTATTGAGGCTAAAAGAATAA
- a CDS encoding V-type ATP synthase subunit B, with the protein MPKEYTNVSKISGPLMLVEGVEGAKYGEVVEVRLANGEIRQGQVLEAHENAALVQMFTSTQDLSLKGMRVKFLGRVLEANLSPTILGRTFDGLGRPRDGGPQIIPEKRLDINGSPINPYARAYPVEFIQTGVSAIDGMNTLVRGQKLPIFSGAGLPHAMLAAQIARQARLLKEEEKFAVVFGAMGITFEEANFFIEDFKRTGAIERTVLFVNLANDPVIERIATPRFALTAAEYLAFELDMHVLVILTDMTNYAEALREISAARKEVPGRRGYPGYLYTDLATLYERAGRIKGRKGSITLIPILTMPEDDRTHPIPDLTGYITEGQIFLSRDLHRRGIYPPIDVLQSLSRLMRGGIGEGRTRKDHGDLSNQLYAAYSRGLEAKELAVVLGEAALTEEDVLFLKFSQRFEEEFIKQGEYENRSIFETLEIGWKLLRMLPRSSLKRIRPEFIEEFLGKE; encoded by the coding sequence TTGCCTAAGGAATACACAAATGTTTCCAAAATCAGCGGTCCTCTCATGCTCGTCGAGGGTGTTGAAGGTGCCAAGTACGGTGAAGTAGTTGAAGTAAGGCTTGCTAACGGTGAAATCAGACAAGGACAAGTACTCGAAGCTCACGAAAATGCGGCATTGGTACAAATGTTCACAAGTACGCAGGATCTGTCGCTTAAAGGTATGCGAGTGAAATTCTTGGGACGAGTTCTAGAAGCAAACCTTTCCCCAACGATACTCGGTCGAACTTTCGACGGTCTGGGAAGACCTAGAGATGGTGGACCACAAATCATTCCCGAGAAAAGACTTGATATCAATGGAAGTCCGATAAACCCTTATGCTCGCGCCTACCCAGTTGAATTCATTCAGACGGGTGTTTCAGCCATAGATGGTATGAACACCCTCGTCAGGGGACAAAAACTCCCCATCTTCTCGGGTGCAGGTTTGCCTCACGCGATGCTTGCCGCACAGATCGCAAGACAAGCTAGACTGCTCAAGGAAGAAGAAAAATTTGCAGTTGTTTTCGGAGCGATGGGGATCACCTTTGAAGAAGCGAACTTTTTCATAGAAGATTTTAAGAGAACTGGTGCTATAGAAAGAACCGTCCTATTTGTGAATCTCGCCAATGATCCAGTCATAGAAAGAATCGCAACACCAAGGTTTGCATTAACTGCGGCTGAGTACCTTGCTTTTGAACTTGACATGCACGTACTTGTCATTCTCACCGATATGACGAACTACGCTGAGGCTCTTAGAGAAATCTCAGCAGCAAGGAAAGAGGTTCCTGGCAGACGGGGTTATCCTGGCTATCTTTACACTGACCTCGCAACGCTCTATGAAAGGGCTGGAAGGATAAAAGGAAGAAAAGGTTCCATCACGCTCATACCGATCCTCACGATGCCGGAAGATGACAGAACACACCCAATACCTGACCTCACAGGTTACATCACGGAAGGTCAAATTTTCCTGAGTAGAGATCTTCACAGGAGGGGTATATATCCCCCCATAGATGTGTTGCAATCCCTTTCAAGATTGATGCGCGGCGGCATTGGTGAAGGTAGAACAAGAAAAGATCATGGAGATCTTTCAAACCAGCTCTACGCAGCTTATTCCAGAGGTCTTGAAGCGAAAGAACTTGCTGTCGTTCTTGGTGAAGCGGCTCTAACAGAAGAAGACGTATTGTTCCTGAAATTTTCTCAGAGGTTTGAGGAAGAGTTCATCAAACAAGGAGAATACGAAAACAGAAGCATCTTTGAAACTCTCGAGATAGGCTGGAAACTCTTGAGAATGTTGCCAAGATCCAGTTTAAAACGCATCAGACCAGAGTTCATTGAAGAATTCCTTGGAAAGGAGTAA
- a CDS encoding V-type ATP synthase subunit A, with protein sequence MEGKIIRVAGPLVVAKGLHNVKMYEMVRVGELKLFGEIIGLDRDIAYIQVYEETQGVGPGEPVYALGEPLSVELGPGIVGQIYDGIQRPLNKLAEQSGDFLSRGLSLPALDRTIKWEFEALVKPGDEVVGGDILGVVQETSALQHRIMVPPNLRGKILEIRSGSYTVEETIGLLQDPEGRKIELKLMHKWPVRYQRPAKEKMPPSMPLITGQRVLDTFFPVVKGGTACVPGPFGSGKTIIQHQLAKWADADVIVYVGCGERGNEMTEVLIEFPELTDPRTGKPLMERTILIANTSNMPVAAREASVFTGITIAEYFRDMGYHVALMADSTSRWAEAMREISGRLAEMPGEEGYPAYLASRIASFYERAGYVKCIGSKERTGSISIIGAVSPPGGDLSDPVVQATLRVVKVFWGLDASLAFSRHFPAVNWLISYSLYLDVVKDHWANTVAQDWYELRQEAMSILQREAELQDIVRLVGMEALSPQDRLILETARSIREDFLHQNALHEVDTYTSPRKQYLMLKNIMNFYRIASKLLEEGVSLQSILKLPEREKISRMKFISETRISEIEHLLEEIKAKLLLLKKGAEEVA encoded by the coding sequence ATGGAAGGTAAGATCATCCGAGTAGCTGGTCCACTCGTGGTAGCGAAAGGACTCCACAACGTTAAGATGTATGAAATGGTTAGAGTTGGAGAGCTGAAACTGTTTGGAGAGATCATAGGTTTGGATAGAGACATCGCATACATTCAAGTGTACGAAGAAACACAAGGCGTTGGGCCAGGTGAACCAGTGTACGCACTAGGAGAACCACTCAGCGTTGAGCTCGGACCGGGTATCGTCGGGCAAATATACGATGGTATTCAACGTCCGCTGAACAAGTTAGCAGAACAATCCGGAGATTTTCTCAGCAGAGGTCTCTCGTTACCAGCGTTGGATAGGACCATCAAATGGGAGTTCGAAGCTTTGGTCAAACCAGGTGATGAAGTTGTTGGTGGTGATATACTCGGCGTCGTTCAAGAAACATCAGCTCTTCAGCACAGGATAATGGTTCCACCTAATTTGCGAGGAAAGATCCTTGAAATACGAAGTGGTTCCTACACTGTTGAGGAAACGATAGGTCTTCTACAAGATCCAGAGGGTAGAAAAATTGAGTTGAAGCTTATGCACAAATGGCCGGTTAGATACCAAAGACCTGCGAAAGAGAAAATGCCTCCCAGTATGCCGTTGATAACAGGTCAGAGAGTTTTAGACACGTTCTTCCCAGTTGTCAAAGGTGGTACAGCGTGTGTGCCAGGACCGTTCGGGAGCGGTAAGACAATCATACAGCATCAACTTGCAAAGTGGGCAGATGCCGATGTGATAGTCTATGTCGGTTGTGGTGAACGTGGTAATGAAATGACCGAAGTGCTCATAGAATTTCCAGAGCTCACTGACCCAAGGACAGGCAAGCCACTCATGGAAAGAACGATACTCATAGCGAACACATCGAATATGCCAGTTGCAGCGAGAGAAGCATCTGTTTTTACAGGCATAACTATCGCGGAGTATTTCAGAGATATGGGGTATCATGTGGCATTGATGGCTGACTCTACTTCCAGATGGGCTGAAGCAATGAGGGAAATATCTGGGCGACTCGCTGAAATGCCAGGTGAAGAAGGATATCCGGCTTATCTTGCTTCCAGAATTGCGAGTTTTTATGAGCGTGCAGGATACGTGAAGTGCATAGGTAGCAAGGAACGAACGGGTTCAATAAGTATCATAGGCGCGGTATCTCCTCCCGGTGGTGATCTATCAGATCCTGTAGTCCAAGCAACACTCAGGGTTGTGAAAGTGTTTTGGGGTCTCGATGCCAGTTTGGCCTTCAGCAGACACTTCCCCGCTGTGAACTGGTTGATCAGTTATTCGCTCTATTTAGATGTCGTTAAAGATCATTGGGCTAATACAGTTGCGCAAGATTGGTATGAATTGAGACAAGAAGCTATGAGTATTCTGCAAAGAGAGGCAGAACTTCAAGATATAGTGCGGCTCGTGGGAATGGAAGCTCTCTCACCTCAAGACAGATTGATACTCGAAACGGCCCGTTCAATCAGAGAAGACTTTCTCCACCAAAACGCTCTCCATGAGGTGGACACATATACTTCTCCAAGAAAGCAGTACCTGATGCTCAAGAACATAATGAACTTTTACAGAATAGCTTCCAAATTACTCGAAGAAGGAGTGAGTTTACAAAGCATACTGAAATTGCCAGAGCGCGAAAAAATCTCGAGAATGAAGTTCATCAGCGAAACTAGGATCTCAGAAATAGAACATCTCCTCGAAGAAATTAAAGCGAAGCTCCTTTTGCTGAAGAAGGGGGCTGAAGAAGTTGCCTAA
- a CDS encoding V-type ATP synthase subunit F, translating into MFENDIAVIGPEALINIFSLFGVKIYPVSNAREAYDVFLKIQNQHPLIIILESVSDKVLENVREKLPLVLPDTFCYEKKSEKTLRKLFEKILGVDLLAEGEGYYGR; encoded by the coding sequence ATGTTTGAAAACGACATAGCCGTGATAGGTCCAGAAGCATTAATAAACATATTTTCCTTATTTGGGGTTAAGATCTATCCAGTTTCAAACGCGAGAGAAGCGTATGATGTCTTCTTGAAAATCCAGAACCAACACCCATTGATCATCATTCTTGAAAGTGTATCGGATAAAGTCTTGGAAAATGTGAGAGAAAAATTGCCTTTAGTGCTGCCTGATACTTTTTGTTATGAAAAGAAAAGCGAGAAAACTTTGAGAAAACTATTTGAGAAAATCCTCGGAGTGGATTTGCTCGCCGAAGGAGAGGGATACTATGGAAGGTAA
- a CDS encoding V-type ATPase subunit, which translates to MMYEKYLFSSTNLKAKSIKLIDKAQWQWLSDASYEDCVDWLKTTWYKPIVDQSVESAFYGILLDDLKFLSKNLSEEYLKLLVWDSWFHAQRYKREGIMVNPLADFAERMEWQFETRMLKVLEQIRSLKESNLKIDLINLDVSFDYEKCLKSENVRSFWNLRNQLLLVKVLLRCKTLNLPCDELGKFQVLKVKDLLEKSFDDWHTLVPSHIKGSVQMMLKGKDTDLVIKLELYRYAESSFKRIVSGPEILVYYFYQKLWELEDLITLLECKKNNVPKNIWQERMLKLNV; encoded by the coding sequence ATGATGTACGAAAAGTATCTGTTTTCATCGACGAACTTGAAGGCCAAATCGATCAAACTCATTGACAAAGCACAGTGGCAATGGTTAAGCGACGCGAGTTATGAAGATTGCGTTGATTGGTTGAAAACCACCTGGTACAAACCGATCGTTGATCAATCCGTAGAATCGGCTTTCTATGGCATCTTGCTGGATGATCTGAAATTTCTTTCAAAAAATTTGAGCGAAGAGTATCTCAAACTTCTTGTTTGGGACAGTTGGTTTCACGCTCAAAGATACAAAAGAGAAGGTATCATGGTGAATCCTCTGGCAGATTTTGCAGAACGGATGGAATGGCAATTTGAAACGCGGATGCTCAAGGTACTTGAGCAAATTCGATCATTGAAAGAATCAAATCTGAAAATTGATCTGATCAATTTGGATGTGTCTTTCGACTATGAAAAATGTCTTAAGAGCGAGAATGTCAGATCTTTTTGGAACCTGAGGAATCAGCTTTTGTTGGTGAAAGTTTTGCTGAGATGCAAGACTCTCAATTTACCCTGCGATGAACTTGGAAAATTTCAAGTTTTGAAAGTTAAAGATTTGCTTGAAAAATCATTCGATGATTGGCATACTTTGGTTCCATCACACATCAAAGGTTCTGTGCAAATGATGCTCAAGGGAAAGGACACAGACTTAGTTATTAAGCTGGAATTGTATCGTTACGCAGAAAGTAGTTTCAAAAGGATTGTGAGTGGTCCTGAGATTTTGGTGTACTATTTCTATCAGAAGCTCTGGGAATTGGAAGATCTGATAACTTTGCTCGAATGTAAGAAAAACAACGTACCGAAAAACATCTGGCAAGAAAGGATGCTGAAACTCAATGTTTGA
- a CDS encoding V-type ATP synthase subunit K produces the protein MLGLAIALIGAALGAAFGAIGSAKGVGMAGEAAAGVLAEKPELFGTVLILQALPGTQGFYGFIGAFLILLRLGILGGNFPELTIAQGLTVFAVSIPLIFGEFVSAIWQGRASVAALQMIAQKPQTTGQAIIIPALVETYAILSLITSIILLFFGVKL, from the coding sequence ATGCTCGGATTAGCTATCGCCCTAATTGGTGCTGCACTTGGTGCTGCTTTTGGTGCCATAGGCTCTGCAAAAGGTGTTGGAATGGCCGGCGAAGCCGCTGCAGGAGTTTTGGCAGAAAAACCAGAGTTGTTTGGAACAGTCTTGATTCTTCAAGCGTTACCAGGCACCCAGGGTTTCTATGGTTTCATCGGAGCTTTTTTAATACTCCTCAGGCTCGGTATCCTCGGCGGTAATTTTCCCGAGTTAACGATCGCCCAAGGTCTAACAGTTTTTGCTGTCAGCATCCCACTCATATTCGGAGAATTCGTGAGTGCTATTTGGCAAGGCAGAGCGAGTGTGGCTGCACTTCAGATGATCGCTCAAAAACCACAGACGACAGGACAAGCGATCATAATCCCCGCGCTCGTTGAAACGTATGCAATTCTATCACTAATAACATCCATAATCTTGCTATTCTTCGGAGTGAAACTGTGA